Proteins from a single region of Scleropages formosus chromosome 22, fSclFor1.1, whole genome shotgun sequence:
- the rbm15b gene encoding putative RNA-binding protein 15B isoform X1, which produces MKRQAERDSSPARVTGKRIRDRDRDRERERERADREREREREGSRREDGPPPPPLAVLLAESRSYHKHQARSRSGETEKPRLSLREDRAGAADAHQRQHLHELSLLGRPPLRTTAVLPKSKVVAAAAAVELLGSRGATALEYKTLLVSNLGSQLSDEHVEDGLFHEFKKFGDVSVKLSHTPELGRVAYVNFRHSDNAKEARRSKGRLVLYDRPLKVEPVYVRRRSCTPPDLGYIPLHGAYQYRQRSLSPGPGGSSIRDARLRHYTLEGLGLSRERERALDYYSLLDERARAYAYQLPEEDLKPEDDQRATRNLFIGNLDHNVSEVELRRGFEKYGVIEEVVIKRPARGQGGAYAFLKFQNLDMAHRAKVAMQGRVIGGNPVKIGYGKANPTTRLWVGGLGPSTSLAALAREFDRFGSIRTIDYVKGDSFAYIQYESLDAAQAACAQMRGFPLGGPERRLRVDFAKAEEARGYPAQYQPTAVLPAHYDLLADGYVRHRSLERELRARDRTPTHGLFAERERDRGLPDKEWTSPSKNLERRNNLEAFGRGRARSRSRERWAKEREGERGTGKAWEERRKRRSTSSERLGEERARPKVRGSAATTPDHSPDRPRGRTSEPATETRETRDLTPDGSHHSSEDRSAPDGHDPPQRHKKAAEVERNHRVTEGEADAPGDGQKADKKVSTLSEYAQTLTCVWQGVLVLKNSCFPTNMHMLEGGSTFLSSLMKDNSGQGGEIMQLKIAQRLRLDQPKLDEVTRRIKLGSPDGYAVLLAVQGPVDKEASPPEPGLQRRLLRNLVTYLRNKQAAGVIGLPLGGVKERETGGMLYAFPPCEFSQQYLQDALRTLGKLEEEHLVIVIVRDSV; this is translated from the coding sequence atgaagaggcAGGCCGAGCGGGACTCGAGTCCTGCGAGAGTTACAGGTAAACGGATTAGAGACAGAGACCGCGACAGAGAGCGTGAGAGGGAGCGCGCCGACAGGGAGCGGGAACGAGAGCGGGAGGGCAGTCGCCGGGAGGACGGCCCGCCTCCTCCTCCGCTGGCCGTGTTGCTGGCGGAGAGCAGAAGTTACCACAAGCACCAGGCGCGGAGCCGCAGCGGGGAGACGGAGAAGCCCCGGCTGAGTCTGAGAGAGGACCGCGCAGGCGCGGCGGATGCTCACCAGCGGCAGCATCTCCACGAGCTCAGCCTGCTCGGCCGGCCGCCCTTGAGGACCACAGCGGTGCTTCCAAAGAGCAAGGTGGTGGCGGCGGCTGCGGCGGTGGAGCTCCTGGGCAGCCGAGGCGCCACCGCCCTGGAGTACAAAACTCTGCTCGTTAGCAACCTGGGCTCGCAGCTGTCTGACGAGCATGTGGAGGATGGGCTCTTCCACGAGTTCAAGAAGTTTGGTGATGTCAGCGTCAAGCTGTCCCACACCCCGGAGCTGGGCCGCGTCGCCTACGTGAACTTCAGGCATTCCGACAACGCGAAGGAGGCGAGGCGCTCGAAAGGCAGGCTCGTCCTGTACGATCGGCCGCTTAAAGTGGAACCGGTGTACGTGCGGCGCCGCAGCTGCACGCCGCCCGACCTCGGATACATCCCTTTGCACGGAGCATACCAGTACAGACAGAGGTCTCTGTCCCCGGGACCTGGGGGGAGCAGCATCCGGGATGCCAGACTGAGGCACTACACCCTGGAGGGCCTGGGGCTGAGCCGGGAGCGGGAGAGGGCCCTGGACTACTACAGCCTGCTAGACGAGAGGGCGCGGGCTTATGCCTACCAGCTGCCTGAGGAGGACCTTAAGCCTGAGGACGACCAGAGAGCCACCAGGAACCTGTTCATCGGCAACCTCGACCACAACGTGTCGGAAGTGGAGCTGCGGAGAGGCTTTGAAAAGTATGGCGTCATCGAGGAGGTGGTCATCAAACGCCCTGCTCGGGGCCAAGGCGGCGCCTATGCCTTCCTTAAGTTCCAGAACCTGGACATGGCCCACCGAGCCAAGGTGGCCATGCAAGGCCGGGTAATCGGCGGCAACCCGGTGAAGATCGGGTACGGGAAGGCCAACCCCACAACGCGCCTCTGGGTGGGGGGGCTTGGCCCCAGCACCTCTCTTGCAGCCCTGGCTCGCGAGTTTGATCGCTTTGGCAGCATCCGTACCATCGACTATGTGAAGGGTGACAGCTTCGCCTACATCCAGTACGAGAGCTTGGATGCAGCCCAGGCGGCCTGTGCGCAGATGCGTGGCTTCCCACTGGGCGGTCCTGAGCGCCGGCTGCGTGTGGATTTTGCCAAAGCTGAAGAGGCACGTGGCTACCCAGCTCAGTACCAACCCACCGCGGTGCTCCCGGCGCACTACGACCTGCTGGCGGACGGCTATGTTCGACACCGTAGCCTGGAACGGGAGCTTAGGGCCCGGGACCGCACGCCAACTCATGGCCTGTTTGCCGAACGGGAGCGGGACAGGGGCCTGCCGGACAAGGAGTGGACCAGCCCGTCCAAGAACCTGGAGCGCCGCAACAACCTGGAGGCATTTGGTCGAGGACGGGCACGCAGCCGCAGTAGGGAGCGGTGGGCAAAGGAGCGAGAGGGTGAGCGTGGCACAGGGAAGGCCTGGGAGGAGCGTCGCAAACGCCGAAGCACTTCTAGCGAGCGGCTGGGCGAGGAGCGGGCTCGGCCCAAGGTGCGAGGATCAGCAGCAACAACCCCTGACCACAGCCCGGACCGACCAAGGGGCAGGACCTCTGAGCCGGCCACAGAGACCAGGGAGACAAGGGATTTGACACCTGATGGCAGTCACCACTCCAGTGAGGATCGCTCAGCGCCAGATGGGCATGATCCGCCGCAGCGTCACAAGAAAGCAGCAGAGGTGGAACGGAACCACCGTGTCACTGAGGGTGAGGCGGACGCACCAGGTGATGGGCAGAAGGCTGACAAGAAGGTGAGCACCCTGTCTGAGTACGCCCAGACTCTGACTTGTGTGTGGCAGGGTGTTCTTGTCCTGAAAAACAGCTGCTTCCCCACCAATATGCACATGCTGGAAGGGGGCTCTACCTTCCTCAGCTCACTCATGAAGGACAACAGTGGCCAGGGGGGTGAGATCATGCAGCTGAAGATCGCCCAGCGCTTGCGCCTGGATCAGCCGAAGCTGGATGAGGTGACCAGGCGCATAAAACTGGGCAGCCCGGACGGGTACGCGGTGCTGCTCGCCGTGCAGGGCCCGGTTGACAAGGAGGCATCGCCTCCCGAGCCTGGACTGCAGAGACGGCTCCTGCGGAATCTGGTCACTTACCTCAGGAACAAACAGGCTGCGGGAGTGATTGGGCTTCCGCTAGGGGGCGTCAAGGAGCGGGAGACGGGAGGAATGCTGTATGCCTTCCCTCCCTGTGAGTTCTCCCAGCAGTACCTCCAGGATGCTCTGAGGACTTTAGGCAAGCTT
- the rbm15b gene encoding putative RNA-binding protein 15B isoform X2: MKRQAERDSSPARVTGKRIRDRDRDRERERERADREREREREGSRREDGPPPPPLAVLLAESRSYHKHQARSRSGETEKPRLSLREDRAGAADAHQRQHLHELSLLGRPPLRTTAVLPKSKVVAAAAAVELLGSRGATALEYKTLLVSNLGSQLSDEHVEDGLFHEFKKFGDVSVKLSHTPELGRVAYVNFRHSDNAKEARRSKGRLVLYDRPLKVEPVYVRRRSCTPPDLGYIPLHGAYQYRQRSLSPGPGGSSIRDARLRHYTLEGLGLSRERERALDYYSLLDERARAYAYQLPEEDLKPEDDQRATRNLFIGNLDHNVSEVELRRGFEKYGVIEEVVIKRPARGQGGAYAFLKFQNLDMAHRAKVAMQGRVIGGNPVKIGYGKANPTTRLWVGGLGPSTSLAALAREFDRFGSIRTIDYVKGDSFAYIQYESLDAAQAACAQMRGFPLGGPERRLRVDFAKAEEARGYPAQYQPTAVLPAHYDLLADGYVRHRSLERELRARDRTPTHGLFAERERDRGLPDKEWTSPSKNLERRNNLEAFGRGRARSRSRERWAKEREGERGTGKAWEERRKRRSTSSERLGEERARPKVRGSAATTPDHSPDRPRGRTSEPATETRETRDLTPDGSHHSSEDRSAPDGHDPPQRHKKAAEVERNHRVTEGEADAPGDGQKADKKNPVPR; this comes from the coding sequence atgaagaggcAGGCCGAGCGGGACTCGAGTCCTGCGAGAGTTACAGGTAAACGGATTAGAGACAGAGACCGCGACAGAGAGCGTGAGAGGGAGCGCGCCGACAGGGAGCGGGAACGAGAGCGGGAGGGCAGTCGCCGGGAGGACGGCCCGCCTCCTCCTCCGCTGGCCGTGTTGCTGGCGGAGAGCAGAAGTTACCACAAGCACCAGGCGCGGAGCCGCAGCGGGGAGACGGAGAAGCCCCGGCTGAGTCTGAGAGAGGACCGCGCAGGCGCGGCGGATGCTCACCAGCGGCAGCATCTCCACGAGCTCAGCCTGCTCGGCCGGCCGCCCTTGAGGACCACAGCGGTGCTTCCAAAGAGCAAGGTGGTGGCGGCGGCTGCGGCGGTGGAGCTCCTGGGCAGCCGAGGCGCCACCGCCCTGGAGTACAAAACTCTGCTCGTTAGCAACCTGGGCTCGCAGCTGTCTGACGAGCATGTGGAGGATGGGCTCTTCCACGAGTTCAAGAAGTTTGGTGATGTCAGCGTCAAGCTGTCCCACACCCCGGAGCTGGGCCGCGTCGCCTACGTGAACTTCAGGCATTCCGACAACGCGAAGGAGGCGAGGCGCTCGAAAGGCAGGCTCGTCCTGTACGATCGGCCGCTTAAAGTGGAACCGGTGTACGTGCGGCGCCGCAGCTGCACGCCGCCCGACCTCGGATACATCCCTTTGCACGGAGCATACCAGTACAGACAGAGGTCTCTGTCCCCGGGACCTGGGGGGAGCAGCATCCGGGATGCCAGACTGAGGCACTACACCCTGGAGGGCCTGGGGCTGAGCCGGGAGCGGGAGAGGGCCCTGGACTACTACAGCCTGCTAGACGAGAGGGCGCGGGCTTATGCCTACCAGCTGCCTGAGGAGGACCTTAAGCCTGAGGACGACCAGAGAGCCACCAGGAACCTGTTCATCGGCAACCTCGACCACAACGTGTCGGAAGTGGAGCTGCGGAGAGGCTTTGAAAAGTATGGCGTCATCGAGGAGGTGGTCATCAAACGCCCTGCTCGGGGCCAAGGCGGCGCCTATGCCTTCCTTAAGTTCCAGAACCTGGACATGGCCCACCGAGCCAAGGTGGCCATGCAAGGCCGGGTAATCGGCGGCAACCCGGTGAAGATCGGGTACGGGAAGGCCAACCCCACAACGCGCCTCTGGGTGGGGGGGCTTGGCCCCAGCACCTCTCTTGCAGCCCTGGCTCGCGAGTTTGATCGCTTTGGCAGCATCCGTACCATCGACTATGTGAAGGGTGACAGCTTCGCCTACATCCAGTACGAGAGCTTGGATGCAGCCCAGGCGGCCTGTGCGCAGATGCGTGGCTTCCCACTGGGCGGTCCTGAGCGCCGGCTGCGTGTGGATTTTGCCAAAGCTGAAGAGGCACGTGGCTACCCAGCTCAGTACCAACCCACCGCGGTGCTCCCGGCGCACTACGACCTGCTGGCGGACGGCTATGTTCGACACCGTAGCCTGGAACGGGAGCTTAGGGCCCGGGACCGCACGCCAACTCATGGCCTGTTTGCCGAACGGGAGCGGGACAGGGGCCTGCCGGACAAGGAGTGGACCAGCCCGTCCAAGAACCTGGAGCGCCGCAACAACCTGGAGGCATTTGGTCGAGGACGGGCACGCAGCCGCAGTAGGGAGCGGTGGGCAAAGGAGCGAGAGGGTGAGCGTGGCACAGGGAAGGCCTGGGAGGAGCGTCGCAAACGCCGAAGCACTTCTAGCGAGCGGCTGGGCGAGGAGCGGGCTCGGCCCAAGGTGCGAGGATCAGCAGCAACAACCCCTGACCACAGCCCGGACCGACCAAGGGGCAGGACCTCTGAGCCGGCCACAGAGACCAGGGAGACAAGGGATTTGACACCTGATGGCAGTCACCACTCCAGTGAGGATCGCTCAGCGCCAGATGGGCATGATCCGCCGCAGCGTCACAAGAAAGCAGCAGAGGTGGAACGGAACCACCGTGTCACTGAGGGTGAGGCGGACGCACCAGGTGATGGGCAGAAGGCTGACAAGAAG